A stretch of Polypterus senegalus isolate Bchr_013 chromosome 5, ASM1683550v1, whole genome shotgun sequence DNA encodes these proteins:
- the rbis gene encoding ribosomal biogenesis factor, whose protein sequence is MGKNKTKAQKQKNVFQVANKHIKPKNKAKPVATSLKKINAGNSRKVETINKIFTEVQNEVKSVGKQKSPERTRKLQIPVSAPVESVNMEAATQLFSQL, encoded by the exons ATGGGAAAGAATAAAACGAAAGCgcagaagcagaaaaatgtcttcCAGGTGGCCAACAAACACATCAAACCCAAGAATAAAGCCAAGCCCGTCGCAACGAGCCTTAAGAAG aTAAATGCTGGGAATAGCAGAAAAGTGGaaacaatcaataaaattttCACAGAAGTACAAAATGAAGTGAAGAGTGTGGGAAAACAGAAGTCACCTGAAAGAACACGCAAACTTCAG ATTCCAGTATCGGCGCCAGTTGAAAGTGTGAATATGGAGGCTGCCACCCAGCTGTTTTCACAGCTATAA